AATGTCCGACTCCCGAATCAGGAACAGGTGATGCTCCTCGTAGAAGCTCTTCACGTACGTATACGCCTTCATGATGCGCGAGCGTCTTGGCAGACGATCCTTCTCATCGCCTACGTAGATCGCATTCCAATCCAGATGCGGCAAGATGTTCATCGCGTATTCCAGCGCATACTTGTTGAAGCTGCCGCTCTTCGACGCTTCGCCATGGAAGAACATCGCAAGAGCAATCTGTAGATTCTCCGACCAGCACAGCTCACCCTTCTCGGGTTGAGGCAGATGACGAAGCAGACCTGCGAAGTATTGCTCCGCCAGCTTCATGCCGTCCTCGATTTCTTTATCGTTGAAATAATAGCCGTTATTACGCGCCGCCGACTTCAATCTGCCCTCGAATACGCCGATCAATATTTCAATGAGCAGATGGTACGAGAACATATATTCCGGTCCCTTACCGCGCTCGGTGAACATATCGACCGGAATGCTGCGCATCACGCTCGACTCTTCAACAAGACGCGAGGCGAGCACATGATAGAACCGACGCTGCTCGCGCAGCACGGCAAGATTGCCGCCAATTTTACGAGGAAGCTTATTAATGTCAGAGAACAGCTGACGCTCCTGACGCGCGTTAATGTCAAGGTAAATCATCGTCGACATCGGGAACGTATACAGCTTGCTCAGCTTCTTGCCGATCTCCTCCATCCGGTCGTACTCCCGGCGGTCCTTGGCGCGCGCCATCGCGCTCTGGAGCGTCTCCATCAGGCGACGGAACGCCGCAAGACGATGCTGTCCGTCCACAACGTACAGCTTCTCAATCGCCTGCAGCCGATACACGCCCGCCGCGTGATCGTATTCCCCAGCCCCTCTAGCGGATAAGATGAGTCCTGGGAAATAGATGCCTTGACCATGATCCAGATATAGCATGATGTAATCCATCATACGAGATAAGTTTAACGGAACGATCGAACGCTGCACCTCAAGGTCGACCTCGTAAATAGCAAACAGCTTGCTCATCGGCAGCGTTGTAGAAATTGTCGTTTGACCGAACGTTTGTGATTGCGAGCCCGGAATTTCGATGAAGGACGAAGCCTTCTGAACCGCGATCAGCTCGGATAAGGATGAAATTTGATCCAAGTGGATTCCTCCCAGCATTCATAATTCAGACAAGTATACCCTATTTCGAAACAATAGGTTCATATACTCCCATTATACACCTAATAATCGAGAAACATTCAACGACAGCAGGCCGTGGGCACGAATTATTTGACCATCATACACCGATGGCAACGCTCTAGCACTCTCAGACATGTACGAGCGGCCAGATTAACACATCAAGGCTGGAAGCATAATGCAGGAGCGGAGGGTGAAGCTCTAGGTCATTCGAGCATTCATCGGGCATCGTCTCCCCGCCCAGTACAAGCGGATGCCCAGCCAGCATCGTATTGCTCGACAGCTGTGCCTCGGCCAGCTGCAGCGGCCATCGATCATGATGTATATCGCAGCGCAGCAGCTGTCCCCGCGCATTCTCGGTATACAGACAGTAGCGCTCCGTCAACCAATGTGCCAGCGAGCCGGGCGCTGCCCGGAATACAGCTGACACCGGACGGTAAGTCCCCGCGAACTGTACAGACCCGTCCCGCCGCCTGCTCGTATATACGATCGTCTCCCCTTCCCTCTCTAGCTTCATCGCCGCATGGTAATAAGGTAGATGAAAAAAACGTCTAGCCCCAAGCACCGCCAGCATACTCGATGCATCAAGACTGAAAAAATAAACGCCAGGCTTGCCGTCAAGCGTGACGTATGTACGCACGTTAAGCTCGGGAAAGCGGCTTGTGCCCGGGATCGGCGGCAGCCCCCGCCCCCGTATGCCGCACATGCCGAACGGGACAACCGCAATCCAGGCCGTACCCTCATACGTGTCTATCGGCAGACGGCCCGGCACATAGCGCGCAAGCGTCTCCATTGAGATCGGCCAATGCGCGAATAATAAGTCGTGCCACGTCTGCTTCATGATCCAAGGCAGCTCAGGCAGAGGCCATGGTCGATGCGACGAGCGACGTAGTAACGGATGCATCAGGCGAAAGCGCTCCCTTCAGCTCTACAAGCTTCCATTCTCGTAACGGATTCGATTCTTGCATGATGCACCATTAGCTTAACATTTATTATAAATTTTTCGACACGAACTTTCCACACTATTTACCCGGTATTTCATACATTCGAAACGTAATGGTCACAGCTTTGTTGAATAATTTACGCTGTAACGGTCAACCATGGTTATGATATTGACAAAACATTTCCTCAGGCGGTAACATCGTACAGGTTGCGATACTATTCTCTCTTCACGGCAGCATGCCGGATGAAGCGAGGTAAGAAGCCTAACGGGCATACCCGCCACAGCCTAGGACTATCGTCACAGAAGAACAGAAGAGGTGCCTTGAATGGATGTTGAGAAGCAGGTATTAAATGAAGAGTTGACTCAAGAGGGGAAGACGGAATCGACTGCGGCTGAGGTCAAGCCGGAATTGAAGCCAACCGTCATCTGGCGCTGCAAGGACGCCGAATGCAAAGCATGGGTTCGCGAGGAATTCGCTCCCGATCCGTATCCGCCCTGTCCACTGTGCAAGGGCCCGACCCTGCGCAGCTTCAAGCATTTGCCCGCCATGCCGAAGAAGGCGAAGCGAGGCAAGAAGAAATAGCAGCAGCGATCGACACGCGCGATCACGCTCTCTTTCATGCGATTATATGGATGCTACAAGCGAAAGAGCCTGCTCCTTCCAGCCAGATTGGCTGAAGGGACAGGCTCTTTTGCTAGAGCTGAGTTAGTTGGTGATCTTAAAGGATTTAATCGTGTCGTCAACGAGCTTCTTCATGAACTCGGTGTCAACAGCCTTCACGTGCGAGTCACCGATGTAATACAATACACCGTCTTTTTC
Above is a genomic segment from Paenibacillus sp. YYML68 containing:
- a CDS encoding DNA sulfur modification protein DndB, giving the protein MDQISSLSELIAVQKASSFIEIPGSQSQTFGQTTISTTLPMSKLFAIYEVDLEVQRSIVPLNLSRMMDYIMLYLDHGQGIYFPGLILSARGAGEYDHAAGVYRLQAIEKLYVVDGQHRLAAFRRLMETLQSAMARAKDRREYDRMEEIGKKLSKLYTFPMSTMIYLDINARQERQLFSDINKLPRKIGGNLAVLREQRRFYHVLASRLVEESSVMRSIPVDMFTERGKGPEYMFSYHLLIEILIGVFEGRLKSAARNNGYYFNDKEIEDGMKLAEQYFAGLLRHLPQPEKGELCWSENLQIALAMFFHGEASKSGSFNKYALEYAMNILPHLDWNAIYVGDEKDRLPRRSRIMKAYTYVKSFYEEHHLFLIRESDIPEAYADEQDEKEEVG
- a CDS encoding cold-inducible protein YdjO-related protein, with protein sequence MDVEKQVLNEELTQEGKTESTAAEVKPELKPTVIWRCKDAECKAWVREEFAPDPYPPCPLCKGPTLRSFKHLPAMPKKAKRGKKK
- a CDS encoding YqjF family protein, coding for MHPLLRRSSHRPWPLPELPWIMKQTWHDLLFAHWPISMETLARYVPGRLPIDTYEGTAWIAVVPFGMCGIRGRGLPPIPGTSRFPELNVRTYVTLDGKPGVYFFSLDASSMLAVLGARRFFHLPYYHAAMKLEREGETIVYTSRRRDGSVQFAGTYRPVSAVFRAAPGSLAHWLTERYCLYTENARGQLLRCDIHHDRWPLQLAEAQLSSNTMLAGHPLVLGGETMPDECSNDLELHPPLLHYASSLDVLIWPLVHV